One Pseudomonas rhizophila DNA window includes the following coding sequences:
- a CDS encoding glutathione S-transferase family protein — translation MNPIKLYHFPLSGHAHRVQLMLSLLGLPVEVVFVDLAKGEQKQADFLAINAFGQVPVIDDDGMVLADSNAILVYLASKYGKGHWLPTDPVGVARVQRWLSVAAGPLHAGPAAARLITVFGAPYNAEEVIARSHSLLKVIDQHLSSSAYLTGDVATIADVAGYSYIAHAPEGNVSLEDYPHVRAWLGRIEALPGFVGMPRTVAGLQQHV, via the coding sequence ATGAATCCCATCAAGCTTTATCACTTTCCGCTTTCCGGCCACGCGCATCGCGTTCAGTTGATGCTTTCCTTGCTCGGGTTGCCCGTCGAGGTGGTTTTTGTTGACCTGGCCAAAGGCGAACAAAAACAGGCAGATTTCCTGGCCATTAATGCCTTTGGCCAAGTCCCGGTCATTGACGATGACGGTATGGTGCTGGCCGATTCCAACGCCATCCTGGTGTACCTGGCAAGCAAGTATGGCAAGGGCCACTGGCTGCCAACGGATCCGGTCGGCGTCGCCCGGGTGCAGCGCTGGTTGTCGGTGGCGGCCGGGCCGCTCCATGCGGGGCCGGCCGCGGCGCGATTGATTACGGTATTCGGCGCGCCTTACAACGCAGAGGAGGTGATCGCCCGTTCCCACAGCCTGCTCAAGGTCATTGATCAACACTTGAGCAGCAGCGCGTATCTGACAGGTGACGTTGCGACGATTGCCGATGTTGCCGGCTACAGCTACATCGCCCATGCCCCGGAGGGCAATGTGTCTCTGGAAGACTACCCCCACGTACGTGCATGGCTGGGGCGGATCGAGGCCTTGCCCGGGTTCGTCGGTATGCCGCGTACGGTTGCCGGGTTGCAACAGCACGTCTGA
- a CDS encoding LysR family transcriptional regulator → MDRFQEMQVFVAVAQDSGFSAAARRLGLSAASVTRAVAALEQRIGTPLLVRTTRNVYLSEAGQRFLEDCRRILADLQEAEDSAVGSHAQPRGQLTITAPVLFGQLFVTPVLVDYLQQFPEVGINALLLDRIVSMVEEGIDIAIRIGELPDSSQHAVRVGEVRRVVCGSPDLFARHGRPAHPQDLEHMPVVASSATGQIRNWTFIDAGQPLSVRPAPRLVVTANQAAITAACQGLGLTRVLSYQVAGNVANGELEIVLADFELPPLPIHVVYQGGRKAPARVRSFVDFTVRALREHPALKG, encoded by the coding sequence ATGGACAGGTTTCAGGAAATGCAGGTTTTTGTCGCCGTGGCCCAGGACTCCGGTTTCTCGGCGGCTGCGCGACGCCTGGGCCTGTCGGCGGCCAGCGTCACACGCGCCGTGGCGGCGTTGGAGCAGCGTATCGGTACGCCCTTGCTGGTGCGCACCACCCGCAACGTATACCTGAGCGAAGCGGGCCAGCGCTTTCTCGAGGACTGCCGCCGAATTCTGGCGGATTTGCAGGAAGCCGAGGATTCAGCGGTCGGCAGTCACGCCCAGCCCCGCGGGCAATTGACGATTACCGCCCCGGTGCTGTTTGGTCAGTTGTTTGTCACGCCGGTGCTGGTCGATTACCTGCAGCAATTCCCCGAGGTCGGCATCAATGCCTTATTGCTGGACCGTATCGTCAGCATGGTCGAGGAGGGCATCGACATTGCCATACGCATTGGCGAGTTGCCCGACAGCAGTCAGCACGCCGTGCGTGTGGGTGAAGTACGACGGGTGGTTTGCGGTTCCCCTGATCTCTTCGCTCGCCATGGCCGACCCGCACACCCGCAGGATCTGGAGCACATGCCGGTAGTCGCCTCATCGGCCACCGGTCAGATCAGAAACTGGACGTTCATCGACGCAGGGCAACCGCTCTCTGTGCGACCCGCGCCGAGACTGGTGGTCACGGCCAACCAGGCCGCAATCACGGCGGCCTGTCAGGGGTTGGGGTTGACTCGGGTCTTGTCTTATCAGGTGGCGGGCAACGTTGCCAACGGGGAACTGGAGATCGTTCTGGCTGACTTCGAACTGCCGCCCCTGCCGATCCATGTGGTGTACCAAGGTGGACGCAAAGCGCCGGCGCGAGTACGCAGTTTTGTTGACTTTACCGTCCGTGCATTGCGTGAGCACCCGGCCTTGAAAGGCTGA
- a CDS encoding LTA synthase family protein, with the protein MNVFYRGFTHPLAPLIALAGCVLIIPMGLRLSLGWSDPLGYLSDLGMGGLLVVLLYRRPWWVALPILLIWSMLTLASIELVSAVGRMPTPSDLHYLTDPQFVENSTSGGFAHPWLAGVQLAALMVWLIVQWPRRLYMAPRLPRHAWALPVVLLLSHSVVQTWRPSEADQWNLFNLPHQLVTAAVAAGQDRTQLWLEDDTVVQAPPMEGLTRLDLEGQKILPAPGRARNVLIITLEGVPGAYVGVNRQALKSSYQEDLMPHLSAWAKRGMNTPDYVLHNHQTIRGLYSMLCGDYDKFDDGTPKGVEMLNLSRRNQACLPAQLRRNGFSTHFLQGAGLRFMAKDRIMPHIGFDTTLGMDWFTKPAYLEFPWGKDDKTFFEGALDYVGQLQKAKKPWMLTLLTVGTHQPYSAPDDYLQRYDTTKQAAVGYLDDALDSFMSGLERQGVLKDTLVIITSDESHGIDDVRLASSWGFNLTLAPEPLPRVKSGVYGHVDLSASVLDYFGFKVPKSLSGRSLFRDYATGREIMSFTNGKLRYHDGKSTFTECDFLQRCRYYTSEGFITERATYGGQYSGQRARLISARATALDRTLLHTPLNQHYQFGSADQIPLPAQITNDWTDNLIGAQYLEMPKGSQTRVSLTIRALGPDNAAYISLKAKEFEQDVAIDLPTEVAVTPEQPLVMNIRFDNPQPRKAFSFHLLGHGVGAIEISDFSVVTELPEQTEPSDYLNLVQEDSDAQSS; encoded by the coding sequence GTGAATGTTTTTTACCGCGGCTTCACGCACCCCCTTGCCCCTCTCATCGCCCTGGCCGGATGTGTATTAATCATCCCCATGGGCCTGCGCCTCTCGCTGGGATGGTCCGATCCGCTGGGCTATCTGTCTGACCTAGGCATGGGCGGGTTGCTGGTCGTGCTGCTTTACCGTCGTCCCTGGTGGGTGGCATTACCCATTTTGCTGATCTGGAGCATGCTGACGCTGGCCAGCATCGAACTGGTCAGTGCTGTCGGGCGCATGCCCACCCCATCGGACCTGCATTACCTGACCGACCCGCAATTCGTCGAAAACTCCACCAGCGGCGGCTTCGCCCATCCCTGGCTGGCAGGGGTGCAACTGGCCGCGTTGATGGTCTGGCTGATCGTCCAATGGCCCCGCCGGTTGTATATGGCGCCTCGCTTGCCGCGCCACGCCTGGGCGCTGCCGGTAGTGCTTTTGCTGAGCCACAGTGTGGTGCAAACCTGGCGCCCCAGTGAGGCAGACCAATGGAACCTGTTCAATCTTCCCCACCAACTCGTCACGGCGGCCGTTGCCGCCGGGCAGGATCGAACCCAACTATGGCTTGAAGATGACACAGTGGTTCAAGCCCCGCCCATGGAGGGTCTTACCCGGCTCGATCTTGAAGGCCAGAAAATCCTGCCTGCACCGGGCCGGGCCCGCAACGTCCTGATCATCACCCTGGAAGGCGTTCCTGGCGCCTACGTGGGCGTCAACCGTCAGGCCCTGAAAAGCAGCTATCAGGAGGACCTGATGCCGCACCTCAGTGCCTGGGCCAAGCGCGGCATGAATACACCCGACTACGTCCTGCACAACCATCAGACCATTCGTGGTCTGTATTCGATGCTGTGTGGCGACTACGACAAATTCGACGACGGCACGCCCAAAGGCGTCGAGATGTTGAACCTGAGCCGGCGCAACCAGGCCTGCCTGCCGGCCCAGTTGCGCCGCAACGGGTTCTCCACGCACTTCCTGCAAGGTGCGGGCCTGCGGTTCATGGCCAAGGACCGGATCATGCCGCACATCGGCTTCGACACCACCCTGGGCATGGACTGGTTCACCAAACCTGCCTATCTGGAATTCCCTTGGGGCAAGGACGACAAGACATTCTTCGAGGGCGCGCTGGATTACGTCGGGCAACTGCAAAAGGCAAAGAAGCCCTGGATGCTTACGCTGCTGACGGTGGGCACGCACCAGCCCTACTCAGCGCCGGATGACTACCTGCAACGCTACGACACCACCAAGCAGGCGGCCGTCGGTTACCTGGATGACGCACTGGACAGCTTCATGTCGGGGCTGGAACGCCAAGGCGTGCTGAAAGACACCCTGGTGATCATCACCTCGGACGAATCCCACGGCATCGACGATGTACGCCTGGCGTCATCCTGGGGTTTCAACCTGACATTGGCGCCGGAGCCATTGCCCCGGGTCAAGTCGGGGGTCTACGGTCATGTGGACCTGAGCGCCTCGGTCCTCGATTACTTCGGTTTCAAAGTGCCCAAGTCATTGTCCGGTCGCTCGTTGTTCCGGGACTACGCAACGGGCCGGGAAATCATGTCGTTCACCAACGGCAAGCTGCGCTACCACGATGGCAAGAGCACTTTCACCGAATGCGATTTCCTGCAGCGCTGCCGCTATTACACCAGCGAAGGTTTCATCACGGAGCGCGCCACTTACGGCGGGCAATACAGCGGTCAACGGGCCAGGTTGATCAGCGCGCGGGCCACGGCCCTGGACCGCACCCTGCTCCATACACCGCTCAACCAGCATTATCAGTTTGGCAGCGCTGATCAAATCCCGCTTCCGGCCCAGATCACCAACGACTGGACCGACAATCTGATCGGCGCCCAGTACCTGGAGATGCCCAAGGGCTCACAGACCCGCGTCAGCCTGACCATCCGCGCCCTGGGTCCGGACAATGCGGCCTATATTTCCCTCAAGGCCAAAGAGTTCGAGCAGGATGTAGCGATCGACCTGCCGACGGAAGTGGCGGTGACGCCCGAACAGCCGCTGGTGATGAATATCCGTTTCGATAACCCGCAACCCCGCAAGGCCTTCTCTTTCCATCTGCTGGGGCACGGGGTGGGCGCCATCGAAATCAGTGACTTCAGTGTCGTGACCGAACTGCCGGAGCAGACAGAACCCTCGGATTACCTGAACCTCGTCCAGGAAGACAGTGACGCCCAGTCCAGTTGA
- the nudK gene encoding GDP-mannose pyrophosphatase NudK yields MTQANTKDRVRIKKVEVLSDNWYVLRKTTYDYLGRDGQWRELARETYDRGNGATILLYSKAKQTVVLTRQFRFPAFVNDHDGLLIETCAGLLDNDDPHTCIRKETQEETGYIVQDVRKVFEAFMSPGSVTERLHFFVGEYFDEDKQHEGGGLEAEGEEIEVLEMSLDKALGMIETGDICDGKTIMLLQYAKLHGLLD; encoded by the coding sequence ATGACACAGGCAAACACCAAAGATCGCGTGCGCATCAAGAAAGTCGAAGTGCTCTCGGACAACTGGTACGTGCTGCGCAAAACCACCTACGACTACCTCGGCCGCGATGGCCAGTGGCGCGAACTGGCCCGCGAGACCTACGATCGGGGCAACGGCGCGACCATCCTGTTGTACAGCAAGGCCAAGCAAACCGTGGTGCTGACCCGGCAGTTCCGCTTCCCGGCCTTCGTCAATGACCACGATGGTCTGTTGATCGAAACCTGTGCCGGCCTGCTGGATAACGACGACCCGCACACCTGCATCCGCAAGGAAACCCAAGAGGAAACCGGCTATATCGTCCAGGATGTACGCAAGGTGTTCGAGGCATTCATGAGCCCAGGGTCGGTGACAGAACGCCTGCATTTTTTCGTCGGCGAATACTTCGACGAAGATAAACAGCATGAGGGCGGCGGGCTGGAAGCCGAGGGCGAGGAGATCGAAGTGTTGGAGATGTCTCTCGACAAGGCGCTGGGCATGATCGAAACCGGGGATATCTGCGACGGCAAGACCATCATGCTGTTGCAGTACGCCAAGCTGCATGGGTTGCTGGATTAG
- a CDS encoding FAD-binding oxidoreductase — MAWETLIQSVEQVVGAAGLVRDPELMHSYLTDWRNAYQGRAALVVRPATTEEVAAVVRLCHDAGVALVPQGGNTGLCGGSIPDSSGRQVVLSLTRMKRIREIDLANETITVEAGVILRQLQEAASQAGRLFPLSLGAEGSCTVGGNLATNAGGTAVLRYGNMRELTLGLEVVLPDGRVWHGLRGLRKDNTGYDLKHLFIGSEGTLGIITAAVLKLFPATHSTATAWVALPTPQAAVDLIGHVRSLCADRLTGFEMMSRQSLEFVLDHVAGCSDPLQGPHPWYALIELRDTVPDAPLDLLLESGLGHAFETGWVIDAVIASNQTQAAALWALREGISEAQNHEGPSLKHDISVPVSQIPAFIERTDSALQQAFPGVRIVSYGHMGDGNLHYNISKPLGHADAPFKAQEQAIMQVIYQMTSAFNGSISAEHGLGQAKPDAAAHFKDPLEIELMRAIKRTLDPTGLMNPGKVFATGLE, encoded by the coding sequence ATGGCCTGGGAGACGTTGATCCAAAGCGTCGAGCAAGTGGTCGGCGCGGCGGGGCTGGTGCGTGATCCTGAACTTATGCACAGCTACCTGACTGACTGGCGTAACGCTTACCAAGGCCGGGCCGCACTGGTGGTGCGCCCGGCCACAACCGAAGAAGTGGCGGCGGTGGTGCGGCTTTGCCATGACGCCGGGGTTGCCTTGGTGCCGCAGGGCGGCAATACCGGATTGTGCGGCGGCTCGATCCCGGATTCGTCTGGTCGTCAGGTGGTGCTGTCCTTGACTCGGATGAAGCGCATCCGCGAAATCGACCTGGCCAATGAAACCATAACGGTCGAGGCCGGGGTGATTCTGCGGCAGTTGCAAGAAGCCGCTAGCCAGGCCGGTCGCTTGTTCCCGCTGTCACTGGGGGCCGAAGGCAGTTGCACGGTGGGCGGCAATCTGGCCACCAATGCCGGCGGCACGGCCGTGCTGCGTTACGGCAACATGCGCGAGCTGACCCTTGGGCTTGAGGTGGTATTGCCGGATGGACGTGTCTGGCACGGCTTGCGAGGTTTGCGCAAAGACAACACCGGCTACGACCTCAAGCATCTATTCATTGGCTCGGAAGGTACGCTTGGGATTATCACGGCGGCGGTACTCAAGTTGTTTCCGGCCACCCATAGCACGGCCACCGCTTGGGTCGCACTGCCCACGCCGCAGGCCGCGGTGGACTTGATCGGGCATGTTCGCAGCCTCTGCGCCGACCGTCTGACGGGCTTTGAGATGATGTCGCGCCAGAGCCTGGAGTTCGTCCTGGATCATGTGGCCGGTTGCAGTGACCCCTTGCAAGGGCCGCACCCGTGGTACGCCCTGATCGAATTGCGCGACACGGTGCCCGACGCACCTTTGGACCTGTTGCTGGAAAGCGGCCTGGGCCATGCATTTGAGACCGGGTGGGTGATCGATGCCGTGATCGCCAGCAACCAGACTCAGGCTGCGGCATTGTGGGCTCTGCGCGAAGGTATTTCCGAGGCGCAGAATCATGAAGGTCCAAGCCTCAAGCATGACATCAGCGTGCCCGTCAGCCAGATTCCGGCGTTCATCGAGCGTACCGATAGCGCCTTGCAACAGGCGTTTCCCGGCGTTCGCATTGTTTCTTACGGTCACATGGGTGATGGCAACCTGCACTACAACATCAGCAAGCCGCTGGGGCATGCCGATGCCCCGTTCAAGGCCCAGGAACAAGCGATCATGCAGGTCATCTACCAGATGACGAGCGCTTTCAATGGCAGCATCAGTGCCGAACATGGTCTGGGGCAAGCCAAGCCGGACGCGGCGGCCCATTTCAAGGATCCGCTGGAGATCGAGTTGATGCGTGCCATCAAGCGCACGCTGGATCCGACCGGGTTGATGAACCCCGGCAAGGTGTTTGCCACCGGGCTGGAGTGA